From the Stigmatella erecta genome, one window contains:
- the xseA gene encoding exodeoxyribonuclease VII large subunit codes for MKRRRGTAGEGPPEEPGQGDLFGGVLAPLPAPGASSKEPLPEKAVATVKLPEPAAGVPALLPSLPGAPPRAARSVLSVGELTRQLKETIESRYPRVIVRGEVSGFRGANARGHLYFSLKDVEASIDAKVWASQAARMRFALRDGLEVVAEGSVDVYAPQGRYSLIVQKLEPVGEGALALAFEQLKERLAAEGLIGSRRIRPPRPLPFLPRRIGVVTSRTGAALQDFLRVLSSRHPRMSVLVCDARVQGEGSAAEVARAIARLGRTDVDVIVVTRGGGSVEDLWTFNEEAVARAIHASPVPVVSAIGHEIDFTISDFVADYRAPTPSAAAERLAPVLSDLELTLDTHAARLRQAAERRLLELRERQGHLAGRLVDPRRRLGQERLHLSEQLEEMMRALRPALRMKREALRGLQERLQRARPQARLGEQRAHLLQLSARLQEALRQGVAARRAELAKGRLGLERASPTLRVASERARVAAHRARLLAFQAQVLSESQSRFQRLAAQLDALSPLKVMSRGYAVTFRKSDGAVVRSISDVQPGTLLGIKFAHNGARTLGGCEEVEATVTAVKGPTDC; via the coding sequence ATGAAGCGGCGCCGGGGGACGGCGGGAGAGGGGCCGCCCGAGGAGCCGGGGCAGGGGGATCTGTTCGGCGGCGTCCTCGCGCCCCTGCCCGCGCCGGGGGCCTCCAGCAAGGAGCCGCTCCCGGAGAAGGCCGTTGCGACCGTGAAGCTTCCGGAGCCTGCGGCCGGGGTGCCGGCGCTCCTGCCCTCGCTGCCCGGGGCTCCGCCGCGTGCGGCGCGGTCCGTGCTGTCGGTGGGCGAGCTCACGCGCCAGCTCAAGGAGACCATCGAGTCGCGCTACCCGCGGGTCATCGTCCGCGGGGAGGTCTCCGGCTTCCGGGGCGCCAACGCGCGAGGCCACCTCTACTTCTCGTTGAAGGACGTGGAAGCCTCCATCGATGCGAAGGTGTGGGCCTCCCAGGCCGCCCGGATGCGCTTTGCCCTCCGGGATGGCCTGGAGGTGGTGGCCGAGGGCAGCGTGGATGTGTACGCGCCCCAGGGGCGCTACAGCCTCATCGTCCAGAAGCTGGAGCCGGTGGGGGAGGGCGCGCTCGCGCTGGCCTTCGAGCAGCTCAAGGAGCGGCTCGCGGCCGAGGGGCTCATCGGCAGCCGCCGCATCCGCCCGCCCCGTCCGCTGCCCTTCCTGCCCCGGCGCATCGGCGTGGTGACGAGCCGCACGGGCGCGGCGCTCCAGGACTTCCTGCGCGTGTTGTCCTCGCGCCACCCGCGCATGAGCGTGCTGGTGTGTGATGCGCGCGTGCAGGGCGAGGGCTCCGCGGCGGAGGTGGCCCGCGCCATCGCGCGCCTGGGCCGCACGGACGTGGACGTCATCGTCGTCACCCGCGGCGGGGGCTCGGTCGAGGATCTCTGGACGTTCAACGAGGAGGCCGTGGCGCGGGCCATTCACGCCTCGCCGGTGCCGGTGGTGTCGGCCATCGGGCACGAGATCGACTTCACCATCTCGGACTTCGTGGCGGACTACCGGGCGCCCACCCCGAGCGCCGCGGCGGAGCGCCTGGCCCCGGTGCTCAGCGATCTGGAGCTGACGCTGGACACCCATGCCGCGCGCCTGCGCCAGGCGGCGGAGCGCCGGTTGCTGGAGCTGCGCGAGCGCCAGGGGCACCTGGCCGGGAGGCTGGTGGACCCCCGTCGGCGCCTGGGCCAGGAGCGCCTGCACCTGTCCGAGCAGCTCGAGGAGATGATGCGCGCCCTGCGCCCCGCGCTGCGCATGAAGCGCGAGGCGCTCCGGGGGCTGCAGGAGCGGCTCCAGCGGGCCCGTCCCCAGGCCCGCCTGGGCGAACAGCGGGCCCACCTGCTGCAGCTGTCGGCCCGGCTCCAGGAGGCGCTGCGGCAGGGTGTCGCCGCCCGGCGGGCGGAGCTGGCCAAGGGACGGCTGGGGCTGGAGCGGGCCTCGCCCACCCTGCGGGTGGCCTCGGAGCGGGCCCGGGTGGCCGCCCACAGGGCCCGCCTGCTTGCCTTCCAGGCCCAGGTGCTCTCCGAGTCTCAGTCCCGCTTCCAGCGGCTGGCGGCGCAGCTCGATGCGCTGAGCCCGCTGAAGGTCATGTCTCGGGGCTATGCCGTCACCTTCCGGAAGAGCGATGGGGCGGTGGTGCGTTCCATCTCCGACGTGCAGCCGGGCACGCTGCTGGGCATCAAGTTCGCCCATAACGGCGCCCGGACGCTCGGTGGTTGCGAGGAAGTCGAGGCCACCGTCACCGCCGTGAAGGGGCCCACGGACTGCTGA
- a CDS encoding type II secretion system F family protein, protein MQDIFTSILLAGAAMFAAAAAGFLGLGIYNNFFQGFVSEVAEESAGGMRGAGSVAIRKMGAMNRRIMWPGYESKMRRNLIKAGDPQGYKPEDIMALQEIGLVIGLLIGLFAASALSQNLAWSLTAALFGLYYPMIWVNDQVKKRHLAISRALPYNLDLLTLSVEAGLDFTAALSKVVEKGKAGPLKEEMAIVLKQLKMGKTREEALKAMILRVDLPPLTTFVTALIQADKMGTSLGKVLRIQSTQMRIDRTQRAEKLAGEAPVKMLFPLIACIFPTVFMVLFGPIVFQFMFGNVGG, encoded by the coding sequence GTGCAGGACATCTTCACTTCCATCCTGCTGGCCGGCGCGGCGATGTTCGCCGCCGCGGCAGCGGGCTTTCTCGGTCTCGGCATCTACAACAACTTCTTCCAGGGCTTCGTCTCCGAGGTCGCGGAGGAGTCCGCGGGCGGCATGCGCGGCGCGGGCTCGGTGGCCATCCGCAAGATGGGCGCCATGAACCGGCGCATCATGTGGCCGGGCTACGAGTCCAAGATGCGCCGCAACCTCATCAAGGCCGGCGACCCTCAGGGCTACAAGCCCGAGGACATCATGGCCCTGCAGGAGATTGGCCTGGTGATCGGGCTGCTCATCGGACTGTTCGCCGCCAGCGCCCTGTCCCAGAACCTGGCGTGGTCGCTCACGGCCGCCCTGTTCGGCCTGTACTACCCGATGATCTGGGTGAACGATCAGGTGAAGAAGCGCCACCTGGCCATCTCCCGGGCGCTGCCCTACAACCTGGACCTGCTGACGCTGTCGGTGGAGGCCGGTTTGGACTTCACTGCGGCGCTCTCCAAGGTGGTGGAGAAGGGCAAGGCCGGCCCGCTCAAGGAGGAGATGGCGATCGTCCTCAAGCAGCTGAAGATGGGCAAGACGCGCGAGGAGGCCCTCAAGGCGATGATCCTCCGGGTGGACCTGCCGCCGCTCACCACCTTCGTCACCGCGCTCATCCAGGCGGACAAGATGGGCACCAGCCTCGGCAAGGTGCTGCGCATCCAGTCCACGCAGATGCGCATCGACCGCACGCAGCGCGCCGAGAAGCTGGCGGGCGAGGCGCCGGTGAAGATGCTCTTCCCGCTCATCGCCTGCATCTTCCCCACGGTGTTCATGGTGCTCTTCGGGCCCATCGTCTTCCAGTTCATGTTCGGCAACGTCGGAGGATAG
- a CDS encoding FHA domain-containing protein, whose amino-acid sequence MSNSPPPRRRPSASGSSSGGAPGGTGTQRPARRTGASTPSRAPSPSSGAAKLMVSAGPMEGEEFVLLEEEYVVGRSKDAAICIQDSSVSRNHILLRRDDSGWRVSDLGSGNGTLVNGEQITDEVPLGNGDIITLGDTEVTFADMSNATMMVPIAPAPSRPRPSAGAAGAVPARTDRVRSSRATPPKPVDPVEARKKKILMGAIGGVALLAVLGLVALQVRQGNLAAQRQNQARLEADRRAQLGGIFQEAKNLVREGRWIEARDKLLELQSMDPEMGGLKDYLDRAEKEIPNQKHLTAADTALKEKKLGVAKAELAKVTQDTQMFEQVSLLKRNLRDAGDAQAREARKLLDQKQLDEAKRITDDVLAAFESHRDAKLLNEEAVRLIEVRDRPPPPPPPPNPGKPWEQGVTRFVDGDLSGAVALINTCVAKAPKCKTILKDMTEFGSLYKRMEDLDAKGLSRLLALDKDITEGRGPSTMARNAGTRAANIFYKSASSAKTSGQWARAVEYARRTLQADPGHVGATNLLSDLRGKAKDIYMQAYALKDANPEDAIPKFKEVILMTPPDDEVHGKAKTWLEKISK is encoded by the coding sequence ATGTCGAACTCTCCTCCGCCGCGCAGAAGGCCCTCGGCCTCTGGCAGTTCCTCCGGCGGCGCTCCGGGTGGGACCGGGACGCAGCGGCCCGCGCGCAGAACGGGCGCGTCCACGCCCTCCCGGGCGCCTTCCCCGTCCTCGGGTGCCGCCAAGCTGATGGTGTCCGCCGGGCCCATGGAGGGAGAGGAGTTCGTGCTGCTGGAGGAGGAGTACGTCGTCGGGCGCTCCAAGGACGCGGCCATCTGCATCCAGGACTCCTCCGTCTCGCGCAACCACATCCTGCTGCGCCGCGATGACAGCGGGTGGAGGGTCAGCGACCTGGGCTCCGGCAACGGCACCCTCGTCAACGGTGAGCAGATCACCGACGAGGTGCCGCTGGGCAACGGGGACATCATCACCCTGGGCGACACCGAGGTGACGTTCGCCGACATGTCGAACGCGACGATGATGGTGCCCATCGCGCCCGCGCCCTCGCGTCCGCGCCCCTCCGCCGGGGCCGCCGGGGCCGTGCCCGCCCGGACCGATCGCGTCCGCTCGTCCCGGGCCACGCCGCCCAAGCCGGTGGACCCCGTCGAGGCGCGCAAGAAGAAGATCCTCATGGGGGCCATTGGAGGCGTGGCCCTGCTGGCGGTGCTGGGGCTCGTGGCCCTGCAGGTCCGCCAGGGCAATCTGGCCGCCCAGCGCCAGAACCAGGCCCGGCTCGAGGCCGACCGCCGCGCCCAGCTCGGGGGCATCTTCCAGGAGGCCAAGAACCTGGTGCGCGAGGGCCGCTGGATCGAAGCCCGGGACAAGCTCCTGGAGCTCCAGTCGATGGATCCCGAGATGGGCGGCCTGAAGGACTACCTGGACCGGGCCGAGAAGGAGATTCCCAACCAGAAGCACCTCACGGCGGCCGACACCGCGCTCAAGGAGAAGAAGCTGGGCGTGGCCAAGGCGGAGCTGGCCAAGGTGACGCAGGACACGCAGATGTTCGAGCAGGTGAGCCTGCTCAAGCGCAACCTCCGGGACGCCGGCGACGCGCAGGCCCGCGAGGCGCGCAAGCTGCTGGATCAGAAGCAGCTCGATGAGGCCAAGCGCATCACCGACGATGTGCTGGCGGCCTTCGAGTCGCACCGCGACGCGAAGCTGCTCAACGAGGAGGCCGTGCGGCTCATCGAGGTCCGCGACCGGCCGCCCCCGCCGCCGCCCCCGCCCAATCCCGGCAAGCCCTGGGAGCAGGGCGTCACCCGCTTCGTCGATGGAGACCTGTCGGGCGCGGTGGCGCTCATCAACACGTGCGTCGCCAAGGCGCCCAAGTGCAAGACCATCCTCAAGGACATGACGGAGTTCGGCTCCCTCTACAAGCGGATGGAGGACCTGGATGCCAAGGGGCTGTCGCGCCTGCTCGCGCTGGACAAGGACATCACCGAGGGCCGTGGGCCCAGCACCATGGCGCGCAACGCCGGCACGCGCGCGGCGAACATCTTCTACAAGAGCGCCTCGAGCGCGAAGACGTCGGGCCAGTGGGCGCGCGCCGTGGAGTACGCGCGCCGCACGCTCCAGGCGGATCCCGGCCACGTGGGCGCCACCAACCTGCTCAGCGACTTGAGGGGCAAGGCGAAGGACATCTACATGCAGGCCTACGCCCTCAAGGACGCCAACCCCGAGGACGCCATCCCGAAGTTCAAGGAGGTCATCTTGATGACGCCGCCGGATGACGAGGTGCACGGGAAGGCGAAGACCTGGCTCGAGAAGATCTCCAAATGA
- a CDS encoding response regulator: MEMPRIIIVDDDRDTRELLSMALEVEGFDVSSAANGLRLISSLQLRRPHLILLDVNMSWIDGFELCKAVKKNESFRDIPVIFISGRGEPEDRRRGMEAGAADYFVKPLDLNKLILRIRQLIPSPEPEESERS, encoded by the coding sequence ATGGAGATGCCCCGAATCATCATCGTCGATGACGACCGCGATACGCGGGAGCTGCTCTCGATGGCGCTCGAAGTGGAAGGCTTCGATGTGTCGAGCGCGGCCAACGGCCTGCGGTTGATCTCCTCGCTGCAACTGCGGCGCCCGCACCTCATCCTCCTGGACGTGAACATGTCCTGGATCGACGGGTTCGAGCTGTGCAAGGCGGTGAAGAAGAACGAGAGCTTCCGGGACATCCCCGTCATCTTCATCAGCGGACGGGGCGAGCCGGAGGACCGGCGCCGGGGGATGGAGGCGGGGGCCGCCGACTACTTCGTCAAGCCCCTGGACCTCAACAAGCTCATCCTTCGCATCCGTCAGCTGATACCGTCCCCCGAGCCCGAGGAGAGTGAACGTTCATGA
- the xseB gene encoding exodeoxyribonuclease VII small subunit, whose product MAKSKVVEEPAPEQYGDVVARLEEMVGKLEGGSLSLEESLKAFEEGIRLVRRGEKLLNEAEQRIEQLLVDEEGRDTVAPLSAPARPASAAVPKPAVAKGPPEDDVPF is encoded by the coding sequence GTGGCGAAGTCAAAGGTGGTGGAGGAGCCAGCACCGGAGCAGTACGGGGATGTGGTGGCCCGGCTGGAGGAGATGGTGGGGAAGCTGGAGGGCGGCTCGCTGTCGCTGGAGGAGTCCCTCAAGGCCTTCGAGGAGGGCATCCGCCTGGTGCGCCGGGGCGAGAAGCTCCTCAACGAGGCGGAGCAGCGCATCGAGCAGCTCCTGGTGGACGAGGAGGGCCGCGACACCGTCGCCCCCCTGTCCGCGCCCGCCCGTCCGGCCTCCGCCGCGGTCCCCAAGCCCGCCGTGGCGAAGGGCCCTCCGGAAGACGACGTTCCGTTTTGA
- a CDS encoding FHA domain-containing protein, protein MARGPQEGQEISFDEDEVRIGRAAENEIVLHEHGVSRRHLRILARGGKHFVVELGSANGTLLNGKPLPQQKEQELRGGDRLVVGPVEFVFTPLAPAPPVVVPPPQAPKGPPERPTARLTRAQTEQEMRVIEAEDTGPHRTVTEEVLIPEEPGPSRRLPGNAPTLIEMPLPLRTARPPVPAPARPAAKPVPGTMSAAERARLRRQMGKTLGGQLRLAWGQLSPRGKVLAGGAAVLLVGTIAVMLAVVFRPEGSFRPLGPEPSVLSLRPLTESFGLGEGVAWTRPDLKTFEFEFVSPTRAVVVLHYQASLVSEEEVSISLNGVQQGWVPPDTATAAEREIEQLLAIPLLKRSERNQIVFDNVLNPPGREAWRIWNVYVEVIPVPELPPEQLLAKARKEEGQGRRFRELRDVGSDNLFKAWKAYRSAWLTLEALDEKPELYQDVRHALMQTGAELDQQCRKLMLDFQRSVQFRDGDRALFTVEEVKRRFPTTEHRCHNLAIEKAVEYGLPM, encoded by the coding sequence ATCGCGAGAGGGCCCCAGGAAGGGCAGGAGATCTCCTTCGACGAGGATGAGGTGCGGATCGGCCGCGCCGCCGAGAACGAGATCGTCCTGCACGAGCACGGTGTGTCCCGCCGCCACCTGCGCATCCTCGCGCGGGGCGGCAAGCACTTCGTGGTGGAGCTGGGCAGCGCCAACGGCACCCTGCTCAACGGCAAGCCGCTGCCCCAGCAGAAGGAGCAGGAGCTGCGGGGCGGGGACCGGCTCGTGGTGGGGCCGGTGGAGTTCGTCTTTACCCCGCTGGCCCCGGCGCCCCCCGTGGTGGTGCCTCCGCCCCAGGCCCCGAAGGGCCCGCCGGAGCGACCCACGGCCCGGCTGACCCGCGCCCAGACCGAGCAGGAGATGCGCGTCATCGAGGCGGAGGACACGGGGCCGCACCGCACCGTCACCGAGGAGGTGTTGATTCCGGAGGAGCCCGGGCCTTCCCGGAGGCTTCCGGGCAATGCCCCCACCCTCATCGAGATGCCCCTGCCGCTGCGCACCGCGCGGCCCCCCGTGCCCGCGCCCGCGCGCCCCGCCGCGAAGCCGGTGCCCGGGACGATGTCCGCCGCCGAGCGGGCCCGCCTCCGCCGGCAGATGGGCAAGACGCTGGGTGGGCAGCTCCGGCTGGCCTGGGGCCAGCTCTCCCCCCGGGGCAAGGTGCTCGCGGGCGGGGCCGCGGTGCTGCTCGTGGGGACGATTGCCGTCATGCTCGCGGTGGTGTTCCGGCCCGAGGGGAGCTTCCGCCCGCTGGGGCCGGAGCCCTCGGTGCTGAGCCTCCGGCCCCTGACCGAGTCCTTCGGGCTGGGGGAAGGGGTGGCGTGGACACGCCCGGACCTCAAGACGTTCGAGTTCGAGTTTGTCTCGCCCACCCGCGCGGTGGTGGTGCTGCACTACCAGGCCAGCCTCGTCTCCGAGGAAGAGGTGAGCATCAGCCTCAACGGCGTTCAGCAGGGCTGGGTGCCCCCGGATACCGCCACCGCCGCCGAGCGGGAGATCGAACAGCTGCTCGCCATTCCGCTGCTCAAGCGCAGCGAGCGCAACCAGATCGTCTTCGACAACGTGCTCAACCCCCCGGGCCGGGAAGCTTGGCGGATCTGGAACGTGTATGTGGAGGTCATCCCCGTGCCCGAGCTGCCCCCCGAGCAGCTCCTGGCCAAGGCGCGCAAGGAGGAGGGCCAGGGGCGGCGCTTCCGGGAGCTGCGGGATGTGGGCTCGGACAACCTCTTCAAGGCCTGGAAGGCCTACCGCTCCGCCTGGCTGACCCTGGAGGCGCTGGACGAGAAGCCGGAGCTGTACCAGGACGTCCGCCATGCCCTCATGCAGACGGGCGCCGAGTTGGACCAGCAGTGCCGCAAGTTGATGCTCGATTTCCAGCGCAGCGTGCAGTTCCGGGATGGCGACCGGGCGTTGTTCACCGTGGAGGAAGTCAAGAGGCGCTTCCCTACCACCGAGCATCGCTGCCACAATCTCGCCATCGAGAAGGCTGTCGAGTACGGCTTGCCGATGTAG